In Rhodococcus pseudokoreensis, the DNA window CCGGCTCCGCCGCCGCCGTCGACGAGTTCGCCCGGGACCTGGGTGGAATCGGCGTCCTCGTCAGCTGCCCGGGCAGCACCGCCGTCGAGTGCATCCAGCGCGCCGTGCGGTACATGATCGCCGGCGGCGGGGGCGGACGGATCGTCAACGTCACCACCTCCTCGTCCGGTCTCGGCGGGCTGACCGGTCTGCTCGCCGCCGAGTTGGCGCGGTACTCGATCACCGTCAATTCGGTGGTGGTACCCGCGGTCGAACCGGACTTCGCGGCGCCCGGCCCCGACGACGGGGAAGTCGCCGCGGTGGCGTCGTATCTGTGTGCGCCGGCAGGAATGTTCGTCACTGGCGCCGCATACGTGGTCGACGGCACGCGCATCGCGATGGTCCCGCACAGCCTGACCGAGGCCGGCTCGCTGCGTCAGCCACGGCGCGCCGGCCGCATCCGGTCCTACACCGGCCGCTGGGCGCCCACCCGCTGGACGCGGTGATCCGGTTCGCGGGTCCGTCGAGACTCGCGGACGCGCAGCCGAAAGCGGCGTTGCCCCCGCGCACCGGGAGTACCGTGTGCGCAGGGGGCTGCGAGTCGAGAGTGACGGTGTGATGCCGGCGGCAGTGAAGGGCACAGTGGGAAATCTGCCCCACGAACTGACGAGTTTCGTCGGCCGTCGCCGTGAGGTGACCGAGGCGCGACGCCTGCTGTCCGTGTCCCGTCTGGTGACGCTCGCCGGGATCGGGGGGGTCGGGAAGACCCGGCTCGCGTTACGGGTGGCCGCCGATGCGAGCCGCGCCTTCGAAGACGGTGTGTGGCTGGTCGAGTTGGGGGAACTGGACGACGACACCACCCTCGTCGACGCGGTGTCGTCCGCGCTGCGACTGCGGGAGCAGCGCACCGGGAACCCGGAACTGCTGCTGACCGAGTACCTCGCCGACCGGCAACTGCTGCTGGTACTCGACAACTGCGAGCACGTGGTCGCCGCGGCCGCCGCGCTGTCGGAGACGTTGCTGCGGAGCTGCCCGGAACTGCGGATCCTCGCGACGACCCGCGAACCGCTGGCGATCGGCGGGGAGGCGGTGCTCCGGGTGCCGCCGCTGACGGTGCCGGAACCCGAACGCACCTCCCTGCAGGCCCTGCCGCAGTACGAGGCGGTGACGCTGTTCGTCGAGCGGGCGGCCACCGCGGTGCCGGAGTTCGAACTCACCGAGGAGAACCATGTGGCGGTGGCCCGGATCTGCCGCCAGCTGGACGGGTTGCCGCTCGCGATCGAGCTGGCGGCGGTGCGGCTTCGGGTGATGTCGGCGGAACAGATCCTGCAGCGCCTGACCGACCGCTACCGGTTGCTGACGGTCGGGTCGCGGGGCGCGCCGAGCCGCCAGCAGACTCTGCGGCTGTGCGTCGACTGGAGTCACGAATTGTGCACCGAGGAGGAACGCGAGCTGTGGGCGCGGCTGTCGGTGTTCGCGGGCGGCTTCGAACTGGACGCGGTGGAGGGAATCTGCGCCGGCGACCTGCCCGTCGAGAACGTCCTCGACGTGGTGGCGTCGTTGATCGACAAGTCGATCCTGATCCGCGAAGAGGTCGGGCAGGCGGTGCGGTATCACCTGCTCGAGACCGTGCGCGACTACGGCAGGGAGAAACTGCAGGAGACCGGCGAGCTCGTATCGCTGCGGCGGCGGCACCGCGACTGGTACGAGCAGTTGGTGGTGCGGTGCGAGGCCGAGTGGATCGGACCCCGGCAGGTCATGTGGATCGGCCGGCTCGACGCGGAGAAGCTGAACGTGCGGGCAGCGCTGCATTTCTGCCTCACCGAGCCGGGGGAGTCCGAACCGGGACTGCGGACCGCCGCCGCACTGTATCCGTACTGGCGCGCCCGGGGACAGCTCCGCGAGGGGCGCCGCTGGCTCGGGCAACTGCTGGGACGGCACCCGGGCGGCGCGAGCCGGGAACGGATCGAGGCGCTGTACGTCGACAGCGTGCTCGCGGGCATGCACGGCGATCGGGAGGCCGCGAAGGCACTGATCGACGAGGGGGCCGTCCTCGCCGAGCGGAACGGCGACACGCTGCTCGGCGCCCTCGTGATGCATGCCGCCGGGTGCTGCGCCATGTTCGCCGGCGACCTGCCGCGGGCGCGGGCATGCTTCGAGGAGGCGCTGCCCGTGTTCCGCGACCGGGGCAGCCTGCTCCAACTGACGTGGGGACTCCTCGGGGTGGCTCTGGTCAGCGGCATGCAGGGCGACGGAGCGGTGGCGAAGATGTGCGGGTCCGAGATCTTCGCGCTCACCGAGGCCCACGGCGAATCCGTGTACCGCGGCTGGTCGCTGTGGGCGGCGGGCATGGCGGCATGGCAGCGCGGGCACCTCGCCCTCGCCGACGACTACGTCAAGCAGGGACTGCGGCTGTCGCATCTGGTGGACGACCGGATCAGTGCGTGCGGGGCGCTCGAGGTGCTCGCGTGGGTGGCCGTCGGCTCCGGCCGGGCCCGGAACGCCGCCGAACTGATGGGTGCCGCGGAGGCCGTCGCACGGGCCGTCGGCAACCCGAGCACCGTCTACCCGAACCTGCTCGTTCACCACGCGGAATGTGAGCAGCAGGCACGCGCGCTGATCGGGGACCGCGTGTTCGACGCGGCGTTCGACCACGGCATGCACACGTCTTTCGACGACGCGGTCGCGCTCGCGCTGGACGAGCGGCGACCCGACGCCGCGGCGTCGTCGAACGCGACGACGCACCTGACCCGACGCGAATCGCAGGTGGCCGAACTGGTCGCCGACGGGCTGACCAACAAGGCGATCGCGGCTCGGCTGGTGATCTCCCAGCGCACGGCGCAGGGGCACGTCGAGCACATTCTCGCGAAACTGGGTTTCACCTCACGCACCCAGATCGCGGCGTGGATCGTCGAAAACGCGCAGGACCCGCACCCCTGACCAGGCACCCGCGCGGGGCGAAATAGGTATGTCTCCGGGTCGTTCAGCCGCTGTACTTCCGCGCTGCGGACGGGATGCTCATACACGTCCCCCACTCCGGCTCCAGACCGAGGCCCCCGATGTCCACTGATCCCCGAATGCACCGAAAGCCCGACCCCCAACTTCCACTGCCCCCGACGCTCCGTCGGGTGCACACCGTCGACCGGTGTCTCGAGTGGGCCGGGGGAAAACATGTGGCATACGACGCGGTGGGGCAGGATCTCGTGGGGGTGACGGCGTGACCACCGAAAATATGACCCGCTGGCAGGGAATCGCTCAGAAGTGCGAACTGATGATCCAGCGGTGTCTCAACTGCACGACCCTGCTCGCACCGTTGATGGCCACGTGCTCCGCCTGCCAGGGTTCGAACCTCGAGCGGGTCCCGTCCTGCGGAGTCGGGTCGATCGTGTCCTCGAAGGTGGTCGACCGCGGGCACAGCGGCGTCGACCGTGGCCGCGCCCCCTGCACGATCGCGATCGTCGAACTCGACGAGGGTCCGTGGGTGTACACCTGGATCGACGGCGACGTCCCGGCACCGTCCGACTGCCCGGTCCGGGTCGAGTTCCGTCCGGCGTCGACGGCGGAACAACTACCGGTGTTCGCCGTCCGCTCCGGTGATCCGCGATGACCGCCGTGGCGACCGAGACCTTCGGCGAACCGGAAGAAGCGTTCGGCACCGAATGGCTGCGCCTGGCGCTGCGCCGGTGCGAATTGCTCGCACAGATGCATTCGGTGAGCTCGGATGCGCGCTGGATGATCAGCTTCGCGATCCAGTGGGCGCCGTTCGGCGGTGCGAGCGCGGCGGAACTGCTGGAACGATTCGGCGTCAACCGCCGCCGTTTCATGGAACTGGTGCTCGACGGACTCGCGCCGAAGGCCACCGACATCCAGAAGATCCGCGCGATGAAAGGTCAGCTACGCACCTCCCTCGCGCAGGCGTGGGGCGTGCAGTAGCCCGGCCGATCACCCCGGCAGCAGATCGTCCAGGTGGATCGGCACCTTCCGCACCCGGAGCCCGGTGGCGTGATGCACCGCGTTCGCCACCGCGGCCGCGGCCCCGACGATGCCGATCTCCCCGGCGCCCTTCGACCCCATCGGGCCGGCGTGCTCGTCGACGTCGTCGAGGCACACCGCGTCCAGATACCTGATGTCGGCGTGTGTGCTGACGTGATAGGAGGCCAGGTCCTGGGTCACGACGTGGCCGAACCGGGGGTCGTTCACACTGCTCTCGTGCAGCGCCATCGACACCCCCATCGTCATGCCGCCGATGAGTTGCGACCGTACCGTCCGGGCGTTGACGACCCGGCCGATCGCGAACACGCCCAGCATGCGTTCGACGCGGATCTCGCAGGAGTCGCGGCGGACGTGCGCCTCCACGAAATGGGCGCCGAACGAATGGAGCGCGAACCTCTCGGCGTCGGGGTTGTCGAGGGTTCCCGCACTCGCCTCCGCACCCGGGACCGGGGTGGTGCCGTACTGATCCCGGAACGCGCGGGCCGCCGCGACGATCGCACTGCCCCAGGACGTGGTTCCCGTGGAGCCCCCGGCGACCGTCGCCGGCGGAAGGTTCGTGTCACCGATCTGCAGGACGATCGAGTCCAGCGGGCACCCCAGCGCATCGGCGGCGATCTGGGTGAGCGCCGTCCACGCCCCGGTGCCGATGTCGACCGAACCGATCTGCACGGTGTAAGTGCCGTCGGATTCGTACACGATCCGGGCCACCGATCCCGGCATGGTGTTCGCGGGGTACGTCGCGGAGGCCACGCCCAACCCCACCCGCCACTCCGAGTCCGACCGTGACCGCGCCGTCGCGTCACGGTCCGCCCACCCGAAACGCCGGGCGCCCTCCCGCAGACAGTCGGTGAGGCGCCGCCCCGACCACGGGCGGCCCGAACTCGGGTCGACGTCCGGTTCGTTGCGGATCCGCAGTTCGACCGGATCGAGTTCACAGGCCACGGCCAGTTCGTCCATCGCCACCTCGGCCGCGAACATCCCCGGCGTCTCGCCGGGCGCACGCATCCACGAGGGGGCAGGAA includes these proteins:
- a CDS encoding SDR family NAD(P)-dependent oxidoreductase, which codes for MHPSTRTAVVTGSDSPTGRAVALALADDGFDVGLAYASDRDSAEATAADVESRSVRAAVQRMDLADLPGSAAAVDEFARDLGGIGVLVSCPGSTAVECIQRAVRYMIAGGGGGRIVNVTTSSSGLGGLTGLLAAELARYSITVNSVVVPAVEPDFAAPGPDDGEVAAVASYLCAPAGMFVTGAAYVVDGTRIAMVPHSLTEAGSLRQPRRAGRIRSYTGRWAPTRWTR
- a CDS encoding ATP-binding protein, coding for MRRGLRVESDGVMPAAVKGTVGNLPHELTSFVGRRREVTEARRLLSVSRLVTLAGIGGVGKTRLALRVAADASRAFEDGVWLVELGELDDDTTLVDAVSSALRLREQRTGNPELLLTEYLADRQLLLVLDNCEHVVAAAAALSETLLRSCPELRILATTREPLAIGGEAVLRVPPLTVPEPERTSLQALPQYEAVTLFVERAATAVPEFELTEENHVAVARICRQLDGLPLAIELAAVRLRVMSAEQILQRLTDRYRLLTVGSRGAPSRQQTLRLCVDWSHELCTEEERELWARLSVFAGGFELDAVEGICAGDLPVENVLDVVASLIDKSILIREEVGQAVRYHLLETVRDYGREKLQETGELVSLRRRHRDWYEQLVVRCEAEWIGPRQVMWIGRLDAEKLNVRAALHFCLTEPGESEPGLRTAAALYPYWRARGQLREGRRWLGQLLGRHPGGASRERIEALYVDSVLAGMHGDREAAKALIDEGAVLAERNGDTLLGALVMHAAGCCAMFAGDLPRARACFEEALPVFRDRGSLLQLTWGLLGVALVSGMQGDGAVAKMCGSEIFALTEAHGESVYRGWSLWAAGMAAWQRGHLALADDYVKQGLRLSHLVDDRISACGALEVLAWVAVGSGRARNAAELMGAAEAVARAVGNPSTVYPNLLVHHAECEQQARALIGDRVFDAAFDHGMHTSFDDAVALALDERRPDAAASSNATTHLTRRESQVAELVADGLTNKAIAARLVISQRTAQGHVEHILAKLGFTSRTQIAAWIVENAQDPHP
- a CDS encoding Zn-ribbon domain-containing OB-fold protein; protein product: MTTENMTRWQGIAQKCELMIQRCLNCTTLLAPLMATCSACQGSNLERVPSCGVGSIVSSKVVDRGHSGVDRGRAPCTIAIVELDEGPWVYTWIDGDVPAPSDCPVRVEFRPASTAEQLPVFAVRSGDPR
- a CDS encoding xanthine dehydrogenase family protein molybdopterin-binding subunit, with the translated sequence MTLVEPKVIGTPAERLDAHDKVTGTAAYAFEHPVDDPAYLYPILSTIGRGRVTAMHTADAEALDGVLAVLTVFDAPRLADTSDGELSILQDPEVHFRGQFVGAVVAESPEVARHGAGLVRVDYDEAPHDTDFRSGRDDLYAPGDVNAGFPTDTDDGDVTAALAAAAVTVDQVYSTAMEHNNPMEPHATIARWTPGGSGPVLTLHDSTQGVHSVRQTLAPLFGLEVEQVRVIAPYVGGGFGSKGLPHAHNVLAVLAAQRTAGRPVKFALTRQQMFALSAYRTATVQHIRLGADADGRLTALSHEAVEQSAKIKEFAEQSAVPSRMMYSTPNRHTTHRLAALDVPAPSWMRAPGETPGMFAAEVAMDELAVACELDPVELRIRNEPDVDPSSGRPWSGRRLTDCLREGARRFGWADRDATARSRSDSEWRVGLGVASATYPANTMPGSVARIVYESDGTYTVQIGSVDIGTGAWTALTQIAADALGCPLDSIVLQIGDTNLPPATVAGGSTGTTSWGSAIVAAARAFRDQYGTTPVPGAEASAGTLDNPDAERFALHSFGAHFVEAHVRRDSCEIRVERMLGVFAIGRVVNARTVRSQLIGGMTMGVSMALHESSVNDPRFGHVVTQDLASYHVSTHADIRYLDAVCLDDVDEHAGPMGSKGAGEIGIVGAAAAVANAVHHATGLRVRKVPIHLDDLLPG